The genomic stretch ACAAATGCTATACAGATTGCAGAAATTTTAATAGAGAAAAATCTTGTTTAAATTTTTAATATGATGCGAAGATGAATGAAAACAAATCAAATTTTACCAATTTTTCAAAATTGAAATTTGTGATAACAATTACAATTTTAGTAGTAGTTTGGGCTTTTGCTTTTCTATTTATAAAAATTGGTTTAGAAGAACTTTCATTTGTTAATCTTACAATAATGAGATTTCTTATTGCATGCCTTGTTTTGATTTTAATTCTTTTTTTTCAAAAAAAAAGATTTTCAAAACTACATAAAAAAGATATAGTTCCAATATTTCTTTTAGGGTTCTTTGGAGTAATAGTCTATCATCTTGGACTAAACTATGGAGAACAATTCATTTCACCCGCTGCAGCAAGTTTAATAATCGCAACAGTTCCAGTTGAGATTATAATATTATCAACAATATTTCTTAAAGAAAAAATAGGGCTTAAAAAATTGATAGGGGTTATTATTGCATTATGCGGTGTAGTTGTAATTTCAATTTGGGGAAAAGCAGGTGCTTCTATTCATATTGAATATATTTCTGCAGTTCTAGCAGTATTAATTGCAGCAATAATGTCAGCATTATACACAATAGCGGGTAAAAAACTTCTAACTCGATATTCTGCATTATCATTGACAACTTACGCAATGTTTTTAGGAAGCCTTGGATTAACCCCATTTATTAGAGGTTCACTTTTGGATCAAATTTTAAAAATGTCGATGACTGGATGGTTCGCAGTTATATTCCTTGGCGTTTTCTCAACTGTTGTAGGATATGGATTATGGTATATTGTTTTGAAAATAAAAAGTGCAAGTGAAATTAGCATTTATCTTTATGCAATCCCAGTTTTATCAACAATTATCAGTTATTTCATGTTTAAAGAAAAAATTACCTTGATGTTTATTTTAGGTGGTTTTCTCGTTATAGCAGGATTGATTATAGTAAATATAAGAGCAAAAATTAATTTTAAATAATAATTAAAATTTTTTAGAAAAATTTAGGGATGATTTTTAAAGATAGAACAGAAGCAGGAAAGATTTTAGCCAAGAAACTCTTTCAAACTTTAAATATTCTTAGGGAAGAGAAAGCAATTAAACCTAAAGAAGTATTTACAAAAAGGAAGAAAAAAGTAGTAAAACACATTTTAGAAGAAAAGGTAAAAGAAGAAACTGAAGAGGAATTAGAAAATAGGTTAGGGAAAGAAGAAGAAGCAGAGAAGATTAGAAAAAGCATAATTGTGTTAGCAATACCTAATGGTGGAGTAGCTGTTGGATATGAAGTTTCAAGAAAATTAAATACTGATTTTGATGTAATAGTCTGTAGAAAAGTTCAGATTCCATGGAACCCAGAAGCAGGATATGGGGCAGTTGCACCAGATGGGAGCTACTTTTTAAATGAAAAGCTGATTTTAGCATTAAGACTTACTGATGAAATTATTCAACAAAATATCCAAAAAACAATAAAGCAGATTAAGAAACGTATAGAGAAATATAGAGGTAAAAAACAATTTCCTAAACTAAAAGATAAAATTGTGATTTTAGTTGATGATGGTCTTGCAAGTGGATTTACAATGTTGGCATCAATTGAATTCGTTAAAAAAAAGAAACCTAAGAAAATTATAGTCGCAGTTCCAACAGCATCAGGAAGTGCTCATCAATTAGTAAGACCTGAGATAGATAAACTTATAGCTCTGGATGTAAGGTATGCATATCCATTCGCTGTGGCTGATGCTTATGAAAACTGGTATGATGTTTCAGATGAAGAAGTTTTAAAATATTTAAGAGATATTAATTAATATAAACTTATAAAATTTAAAAGTGATTTTTCTCTATAATTATCAAAAAAGATATAATTTCCTCTTTTTGTCTGTTAATAAAGATTAGAAGGGAAAAATAAACTTTCAAAATTTATCGATGGATAATTTTTATAAAAGGAAAGAAAATTGGATTAATTATTCAATTAAAGTATAGAGGTTTTATTATGAAGATTACAGTATTTAATGGGAGTCATCGTGGAAAAAATGGAAATACACATGTCATGGTAGAGGAATTTTTATATGGAGCAAGAGATGTGGGTGCTGAAGTAGAGAATATATTTCTTATCAAAAAAGAAATTAAACCATGTCTATCTTGCTTTACCTGCTGGGTAAAAACACCAGGCAAATGTATCATTAAGGATGATATGAAAGATCTATTATCAAAATTTATGTCTTCAGATATTGTAGTTTTTGCAACACCTATCTATGTAGATAATATAACAGGAATTATGAAAATTTTCATAGATAGACTTATACCTTTAATTGATCCTCATTATGAAAGGGATGAAGAAGGTGAATGTAGACACACAAAGA from Actinomycetota bacterium encodes the following:
- a CDS encoding DMT family transporter translates to MNENKSNFTNFSKLKFVITITILVVVWAFAFLFIKIGLEELSFVNLTIMRFLIACLVLILILFFQKKRFSKLHKKDIVPIFLLGFFGVIVYHLGLNYGEQFISPAAASLIIATVPVEIIILSTIFLKEKIGLKKLIGVIIALCGVVVISIWGKAGASIHIEYISAVLAVLIAAIMSALYTIAGKKLLTRYSALSLTTYAMFLGSLGLTPFIRGSLLDQILKMSMTGWFAVIFLGVFSTVVGYGLWYIVLKIKSASEISIYLYAIPVLSTIISYFMFKEKITLMFILGGFLVIAGLIIVNIRAKINFK
- a CDS encoding phosphoribosyltransferase, with translation MIFKDRTEAGKILAKKLFQTLNILREEKAIKPKEVFTKRKKKVVKHILEEKVKEETEEELENRLGKEEEAEKIRKSIIVLAIPNGGVAVGYEVSRKLNTDFDVIVCRKVQIPWNPEAGYGAVAPDGSYFLNEKLILALRLTDEIIQQNIQKTIKQIKKRIEKYRGKKQFPKLKDKIVILVDDGLASGFTMLASIEFVKKKKPKKIIVAVPTASGSAHQLVRPEIDKLIALDVRYAYPFAVADAYENWYDVSDEEVLKYLRDIN
- a CDS encoding flavodoxin family protein, which gives rise to MKITVFNGSHRGKNGNTHVMVEEFLYGARDVGAEVENIFLIKKEIKPCLSCFTCWVKTPGKCIIKDDMKDLLSKFMSSDIVVFATPIYVDNITGIMKIFIDRLIPLIDPHYERDEEGECRHTKRFEKYPKFVVISNCGYPEQSHFQVLSLLFKRIARNIHSEVIAEIYRGGGWLYKTSLISDPLFCKYKELLREAGEEIVKNLKLSKKTISKLKEPIISVDEFIEFANRGCDKLLSRIKI